Proteins encoded together in one Dechloromonas sp. HYN0024 window:
- a CDS encoding ATP-binding protein, whose protein sequence is MNSVLSRLLPQTLVARVYLLYSATLLLFISLGLALFYQAQIQLSVQDAQESSSMLVEVVTQVLSDSAVIGDYDTINRTLDRAIARSQFSSATFIDIKGGIIRSVNPTKTQTSPPDWLREQIANLLYDVNRNISAGGIDYGVLRLTFAVDSIAGSIWELIVTATGLAISAFMGGLLLIWFPLKRWLSALDRIRLFEQNSADKEVLASLTPTDVPLEFRPAFELLSRTAGSLRDELASREKALVSLRALLSGLGHSQDGIAPVSDGDISELSTTISRMVNEREAIRVAMTEARDAAEAANKAKSEFLANMSHEIRTPMNGIIGMTELALDTELSADQRDYLETVKSSANSLMGIINDILDFSKIEAGKLPVESIAFDLPEMIREAVRPLALRPTNGSLQFNCIIGNGVPSWVLGDPLRLRQVLLNLLGNAVKFTERGIVEVSITGQPQADGRNQLHFAIRDTGIGIPPEKQAAIFEAFTQEDSSTSRRFGGTGLGLSICRQLVMLMDGHIWLESTPGVGSTFHFTLPLKVVDDPVSDLGMATPPLRAETSGTSADVLLVEDNQVNQKLATALLERQGYRVTLAENGAQAVELVRASPNAFSIILMDMQMPVMDGLEATRQIRANEKTDGRKPVPIVAMTANAMQGDREICVAAGMDDYLAKPIRADEMYAAIAQLLDPSRRP, encoded by the coding sequence ATGAACTCAGTGCTGTCCCGCCTCCTTCCGCAAACCCTGGTTGCCCGGGTCTATCTCCTGTATTCGGCAACGCTGCTGTTATTCATCAGCCTCGGGCTGGCCTTGTTCTATCAGGCGCAGATCCAGCTCAGCGTTCAGGATGCCCAGGAGTCGTCGAGCATGCTGGTCGAGGTGGTTACCCAGGTTCTTTCCGATAGTGCCGTGATCGGCGACTACGATACGATCAACCGTACCCTTGACCGGGCCATCGCCCGCTCGCAATTCAGCTCGGCGACTTTCATCGATATCAAGGGCGGCATCATCCGCAGCGTTAACCCGACCAAGACCCAGACATCGCCGCCGGACTGGCTGCGAGAACAGATTGCCAACCTTCTTTATGACGTCAACCGGAACATATCGGCGGGTGGTATCGACTACGGGGTCTTGCGCCTGACCTTTGCCGTCGACAGTATTGCCGGCTCGATCTGGGAATTGATCGTCACGGCGACCGGACTGGCCATCTCCGCCTTCATGGGTGGGCTCCTCCTTATCTGGTTCCCCCTCAAACGCTGGCTCAGTGCCCTCGACCGCATCCGCCTGTTCGAGCAGAACTCAGCCGACAAAGAGGTCCTCGCATCCCTGACGCCAACCGATGTGCCACTCGAGTTTCGCCCGGCTTTCGAACTGCTCAGCCGCACCGCCGGCAGTCTGCGCGACGAACTGGCTTCGCGTGAAAAAGCCCTGGTATCATTGCGCGCACTGCTCTCCGGACTGGGGCATTCGCAGGATGGCATCGCCCCGGTCAGCGATGGCGACATCTCGGAACTGTCGACCACCATTTCCCGGATGGTCAACGAACGCGAAGCGATCCGCGTGGCCATGACCGAGGCGCGCGATGCCGCCGAAGCCGCCAACAAGGCAAAAAGCGAGTTTCTCGCCAATATGAGCCACGAAATCAGAACACCGATGAACGGCATCATTGGCATGACCGAACTCGCCCTGGATACCGAGCTTTCGGCTGACCAGCGCGATTATCTGGAGACCGTCAAGTCGTCGGCCAACAGCTTGATGGGCATCATCAACGACATTCTCGACTTTTCCAAGATCGAAGCCGGCAAACTGCCCGTCGAGAGCATCGCCTTCGACCTCCCCGAGATGATTCGGGAAGCCGTCCGGCCGCTCGCGCTGAGGCCGACGAACGGGTCTTTGCAATTCAACTGCATCATCGGCAACGGCGTACCCTCATGGGTTCTGGGCGACCCTTTGCGACTCCGGCAAGTCCTCCTCAATTTGCTCGGCAATGCCGTCAAATTTACCGAGCGGGGCATCGTCGAAGTGAGCATCACCGGCCAGCCCCAAGCGGATGGCAGGAACCAGCTTCACTTTGCCATTCGCGATACCGGGATCGGCATCCCGCCGGAAAAACAGGCGGCTATTTTTGAAGCCTTTACGCAAGAGGACAGCTCGACCAGCCGGCGCTTTGGCGGCACCGGCCTCGGCCTGAGCATCTGTCGCCAGCTCGTCATGCTGATGGACGGTCACATCTGGCTGGAAAGCACACCCGGCGTCGGCAGCACCTTCCATTTCACCCTGCCTCTGAAGGTTGTCGACGATCCGGTCAGCGACCTCGGCATGGCCACACCCCCCCTCCGGGCGGAGACTTCCGGCACCAGTGCCGACGTCCTGCTGGTCGAAGACAACCAGGTCAACCAGAAACTGGCTACCGCCCTCCTTGAACGTCAGGGCTATCGCGTCACCCTGGCCGAAAACGGAGCGCAGGCCGTGGAACTCGTCAGAGCCAGTCCAAACGCTTTCAGCATCATCCTGATGGATATGCAGATGCCGGTCATGGATGGACTGGAGGCAACGCGACAGATCAGGGCCAACGAAAAGACCGACGGAAGGAAGCCGGTGCCGATCGTCGCGATGACCGCCAACGCCATGCAAGGAGACCGGGAAATTTGCGTCGCCGCCGGGATGGACGATTATCTCGCCAAGCCGATCAGGGCTGACGAAATGTACGCTGCCATCGCACAACTGCTCGATCCCTCACGCCGCCCCTGA
- a CDS encoding GGDEF domain-containing protein, with product MIVLIDDEVTELRRIMAEGLLFPVFQPILDFRVRAILGYESLIRGPANSHLQFPDQLFAAAARNGLTLDLEHACREASLRAFAAQRLSGRLFLNVTPGCLRDHRLMNGHTRDLLNELGIAPNRIVIELTENQQITDMPGIQEALLDYRGRGFQFAIDDLGEGFANLRMWSELRPEFVKIDKHFVSGIASDRIKFHFVRAMQDLAEICNALLVAEGIECSEDLLCLRDMGIACGQGYFIARPERRPIRQLAGQTLVALGHQSLALSPLTGGPGKVPTARTLARLIEPVPMNASNGSVIARFEADPDLDVLPVVHGHQPVGMINRHSMIDRFARPFRKELFGRRSCELFMDHAPLVVDQHATIQELAMMLALAPKHYLFDGFIVTADGQYIGVGSSHDLMGTITEMQISAARYANPLTQLPGNVPINEHVDRMLQMDNPFVAAYIDIDNFKPYNDAFGYRRGDDVIQTLARLICEACDQKVDFVGHIGGDDFFVIFRSEDWEVRCWQIISAFSQAMANMLGVEERLRGGYMAENRRGELSFQALPTLSIGAVKVASGDCESHREVAAAASAAKKQAKKKGRDPANEPLGGSLFVERRRVAVADVAPAPVRYMN from the coding sequence ATGATTGTCCTGATCGATGATGAGGTCACGGAGTTACGGCGAATCATGGCCGAAGGACTTCTTTTTCCGGTCTTTCAGCCGATTCTCGATTTTCGCGTGCGGGCCATTCTCGGTTATGAGTCGCTGATTCGCGGGCCAGCTAACAGCCACTTGCAGTTTCCCGATCAGTTGTTTGCCGCTGCGGCGCGCAACGGGCTGACCCTTGATCTGGAACATGCCTGCCGGGAGGCGAGTCTGCGCGCCTTTGCTGCGCAGCGTCTGTCGGGCCGCCTGTTCCTGAATGTGACGCCCGGCTGCCTGCGCGATCATCGCCTGATGAATGGGCATACCCGGGATCTGCTCAATGAACTGGGTATTGCGCCTAACCGCATTGTCATCGAGCTGACGGAAAATCAGCAGATTACCGATATGCCCGGTATTCAGGAGGCCTTGCTGGATTATCGCGGCCGGGGCTTCCAGTTTGCCATCGACGACCTCGGCGAGGGATTCGCCAATCTCCGCATGTGGTCGGAGTTGCGCCCCGAGTTCGTCAAGATCGACAAACACTTCGTCAGCGGTATCGCCAGCGACCGGATCAAGTTTCACTTTGTGCGGGCCATGCAGGATCTGGCGGAAATCTGCAATGCCCTGTTGGTCGCCGAGGGCATTGAATGCAGCGAGGATCTGCTGTGCCTGCGGGACATGGGTATTGCCTGCGGTCAGGGCTATTTTATTGCCCGGCCGGAAAGGCGGCCGATCCGCCAGTTAGCTGGGCAGACACTGGTCGCCCTCGGCCATCAATCACTGGCGCTGTCGCCGCTGACCGGAGGCCCCGGCAAGGTGCCGACCGCGCGCACGCTGGCCCGACTGATCGAGCCCGTGCCGATGAATGCGAGCAACGGGAGTGTCATCGCCCGCTTTGAAGCTGACCCGGATCTTGATGTCCTGCCGGTTGTCCATGGCCATCAGCCGGTCGGCATGATCAACCGGCACAGCATGATCGACCGCTTTGCCCGTCCCTTTCGCAAGGAGTTGTTCGGGCGAAGGAGTTGCGAGCTGTTCATGGATCATGCCCCCCTGGTGGTTGATCAGCACGCCACGATCCAGGAGTTGGCCATGATGCTGGCGTTGGCCCCCAAGCACTATCTTTTCGACGGTTTCATCGTCACCGCCGACGGCCAGTACATCGGCGTCGGCAGTAGCCATGATCTGATGGGGACGATTACCGAAATGCAGATCAGCGCCGCCCGCTATGCTAATCCCCTGACCCAGTTGCCAGGCAATGTGCCGATCAACGAGCATGTCGACCGCATGCTGCAGATGGATAATCCGTTTGTCGCGGCCTATATCGACATTGATAATTTCAAACCCTACAACGATGCCTTCGGCTATCGGCGCGGCGACGACGTGATTCAAACCTTGGCCCGCCTAATTTGCGAGGCCTGCGATCAGAAGGTTGATTTTGTCGGCCATATCGGGGGCGACGACTTTTTTGTGATTTTCCGTAGTGAAGACTGGGAAGTCCGTTGCTGGCAGATCATCAGTGCATTTTCGCAGGCGATGGCCAACATGCTCGGGGTCGAGGAACGTCTGCGCGGTGGCTACATGGCAGAAAACCGTCGCGGTGAACTTAGTTTCCAGGCTTTGCCGACCCTTTCAATCGGTGCGGTAAAAGTGGCGTCGGGTGATTGCGAGTCGCATCGGGAGGTTGCAGCCGCCGCGTCGGCTGCCAAGAAGCAGGCCAAGAAAAAAGGCCGGGACCCGGCCAATGAGCCGCTAGGCGGCAGTCTGTTTGTCGAGCGGCGCCGGGTCGCCGTGGCCGATGTGGCGCCAGCGCCGGTACGCTACATGAACTGA
- a CDS encoding GNAT family N-acetyltransferase: MDTFRIDTLDTSSPPLLAASVTLIVNAFADPERYSAERVRRELRGDDPAFYRRFFVALEAGEIVAVGGVKAADWASKTHLLYLSAVTPERRGKGIGRAMIKARLDWLEANFKTGRILVSATKTKRFRDLGFVDVRNSNIDGRHLLVRRF; the protein is encoded by the coding sequence GTGGATACCTTCCGCATCGACACGCTCGACACGAGCAGTCCGCCTTTGCTGGCGGCGAGCGTAACGCTCATCGTCAACGCCTTCGCCGACCCCGAGCGCTATAGCGCCGAGCGGGTGCGCCGGGAACTGCGCGGCGATGACCCGGCCTTCTACCGGCGTTTCTTTGTTGCCCTGGAGGCCGGCGAAATCGTCGCCGTCGGTGGTGTCAAGGCGGCCGACTGGGCTTCCAAGACACACCTTCTCTACCTGTCGGCAGTCACCCCCGAGCGCCGCGGTAAGGGCATCGGCCGCGCCATGATCAAGGCCCGCCTCGACTGGCTGGAAGCAAACTTCAAGACCGGGCGAATCCTCGTCTCGGCGACCAAGACCAAACGTTTCCGCGACCTCGGTTTTGTCGACGTCCGGAACAGCAACATTGATGGGCGGCACTTGCTGGTCCGGCGTTTCTAA
- a CDS encoding oxidative damage protection protein yields MARTVNCIKLGREAEGLDQPPYPGPLGQRIFENVSKEAWQQWIKMQTMIINENRLNLVDAKHRKYLSEQVEKHFFGAGADQIQGYVPPAA; encoded by the coding sequence ATGGCACGTACCGTCAATTGCATCAAGCTCGGCCGCGAGGCTGAGGGTCTCGATCAGCCGCCCTATCCGGGCCCGCTCGGACAGCGCATCTTCGAAAATGTGTCGAAGGAAGCCTGGCAACAGTGGATCAAGATGCAGACCATGATCATCAATGAAAATCGTCTCAACCTGGTCGATGCCAAGCATCGCAAGTATCTGTCCGAGCAGGTCGAAAAGCACTTCTTCGGCGCCGGTGCCGACCAGATTCAGGGCTACGTGCCGCCAGCTGCCTGA
- the argA gene encoding amino-acid N-acetyltransferase, translating to MSDTPYDEHFVSWFRAVTPYINAFRGKTFVIAFGGKAVASEFAKTLAYDVNLLVSLGIRLVLVHGARPQIEEELREKNLESVYHRGYRVTDAEALDCVLDAVGSVYLEIEAMLSQGLPNTPMANSRIRVIGGNFITGQPIGVLDGIDMQYAGKVRKVDSEGINAQLGLGNIVLLNCEGPSPTGEIFNLQMEEAAEAVATAIKADKLVYLTDSTGVTDKAGELLDAMTADEASQLLRDADWLSADIKRYLPCAVRASRTGVGRVHLIGFEQDGALLLELFTHDGVGTVVTRESLENIREAKPDDIAALIALIEPMEQEGILVHRPRELLERELDHFSIMLHDGIIVGCAALYQHSEQEAELACLAVSQEHREWGYGEQLMMRIEQRARKAGFKRLCVLTTRTEHWFVERGFKVGTVDDLPANKRDMYNYQRRSKVLFKTL from the coding sequence ATGAGCGATACCCCTTACGACGAGCATTTCGTCTCCTGGTTCCGGGCGGTCACGCCCTACATCAACGCCTTTCGCGGCAAGACCTTCGTCATTGCCTTCGGCGGCAAGGCGGTGGCCAGTGAGTTCGCCAAGACGCTGGCTTACGACGTCAACCTGCTGGTCAGCCTGGGCATCCGCCTGGTGCTGGTGCATGGGGCGCGGCCACAGATCGAGGAGGAGTTGCGCGAAAAGAATCTCGAATCGGTCTATCACCGGGGCTACCGGGTGACCGACGCCGAGGCGCTCGATTGCGTGCTTGATGCCGTCGGCAGCGTCTATCTCGAAATCGAGGCCATGCTGTCGCAGGGCTTGCCCAATACGCCGATGGCCAACAGCCGGATTCGCGTCATCGGCGGCAATTTCATCACCGGCCAGCCGATCGGCGTGCTCGACGGCATCGACATGCAGTACGCCGGCAAGGTGCGCAAGGTCGATAGCGAAGGCATCAACGCCCAGCTCGGCCTGGGTAACATCGTGCTGCTTAACTGCGAAGGACCGTCGCCGACCGGCGAGATTTTCAACCTGCAGATGGAAGAAGCCGCCGAGGCCGTGGCCACAGCGATCAAGGCCGACAAGCTGGTCTATCTGACCGACAGCACCGGTGTCACTGACAAGGCCGGCGAGTTGCTCGACGCCATGACCGCCGACGAAGCCTCGCAACTGCTGCGCGATGCCGACTGGCTGTCGGCCGACATCAAGCGCTACCTGCCGTGCGCCGTGCGGGCCAGCCGGACCGGCGTCGGCCGGGTGCACCTGATTGGTTTCGAGCAGGATGGTGCGTTGTTGCTCGAACTGTTCACGCACGATGGCGTCGGTACCGTGGTCACCCGCGAATCGCTGGAAAACATCCGCGAAGCCAAGCCGGACGACATTGCCGCCCTGATCGCGCTGATCGAGCCGATGGAGCAGGAAGGTATCCTCGTCCATCGGCCACGCGAACTGCTCGAGCGCGAACTCGACCATTTCTCGATCATGCTGCACGACGGCATCATCGTCGGCTGTGCCGCGCTCTATCAGCATTCCGAACAGGAGGCCGAGCTGGCCTGTCTGGCGGTCAGCCAGGAGCATCGCGAGTGGGGCTACGGCGAGCAGCTGATGATGCGTATCGAACAACGGGCCCGCAAGGCTGGCTTCAAGCGGCTGTGTGTCCTGACGACACGCACCGAGCACTGGTTCGTCGAGCGCGGCTTCAAGGTCGGGACGGTGGATGACCTGCCGGCCAACAAGCGCGACATGTACAACTATCAGCGGCGCTCCAAGGTGCTGTTCAAGACTTTATAA
- the pap gene encoding polyphosphate:AMP phosphotransferase: MFESAELGHKVDKKTFKTEVPKLRAELLDVQYDMLQKKEFPVVILISGVDGSGKGETINLLYSWMDPRHISTLAFSEPSDEERSRPYMWRYWRALPPKGKVGIFAGSWYSQPITDRITGQMRRPEMDERLDDINRFEAMLVNEGALVLKFWFHLSKDGQKTRLKALEKNPNTAWRVTKESYDRLKTYNKLQEVAGHVLRVTNTAHAPWIIVEGTDDEYRSLTVGRIVLDAMKRRLQQEGRQQVPVAPPIIHAIDQKNVLSELNLTQKLVKKDYETQLSKYQARLSELVRDPRFVGKRSLVLVFEGSDAAGKGGTIRRIGAAMDARQYQIVPIAAPTEEERAQPYLWRFWRHLPRTGRAAIFDRSWYGRVLVERVEGFCTEADWLRAYAEINDFEHQLVDAGAVVVKFWLQISADEQLRRFKERQDTEFKRFKITDEDWRNREKWDDYVSAVCDMVDRTSTGLAPWTLVEANDKNFARVKVLKTLCERLESALKDDNGKYSEK; the protein is encoded by the coding sequence ATGTTTGAATCTGCAGAACTGGGTCATAAAGTAGACAAGAAGACCTTCAAGACCGAAGTGCCGAAACTGCGTGCCGAATTGCTCGACGTCCAGTACGACATGCTGCAAAAGAAGGAGTTTCCGGTCGTCATCCTGATCAGCGGGGTCGACGGCAGCGGCAAGGGCGAAACCATCAACCTGCTGTATTCCTGGATGGACCCCCGGCACATTTCGACGCTGGCCTTCTCCGAGCCTTCCGACGAGGAACGGAGCCGTCCCTACATGTGGCGCTACTGGCGCGCCCTGCCGCCCAAGGGCAAGGTCGGCATCTTTGCCGGCTCGTGGTATTCGCAGCCAATTACCGACCGGATCACCGGCCAGATGCGGCGTCCTGAGATGGATGAGCGGCTTGACGACATCAACCGTTTCGAGGCCATGCTGGTTAACGAAGGGGCGCTCGTCCTCAAGTTCTGGTTCCATTTGTCGAAGGACGGCCAGAAGACCCGCCTCAAGGCGCTGGAGAAAAACCCGAACACCGCCTGGCGCGTCACCAAGGAAAGCTACGATCGCCTGAAGACCTACAACAAGCTGCAGGAAGTGGCAGGCCATGTGCTGCGTGTGACCAATACCGCCCATGCACCGTGGATCATCGTCGAGGGCACGGATGACGAATATCGTTCGCTGACCGTCGGCCGGATCGTGCTTGATGCCATGAAGCGTCGCCTGCAGCAGGAAGGTCGTCAGCAGGTGCCGGTGGCGCCGCCGATCATCCATGCCATCGACCAGAAAAACGTCCTGAGTGAACTGAACCTGACCCAGAAGCTGGTCAAGAAGGATTACGAGACCCAGTTGTCCAAATATCAGGCACGCCTGTCCGAACTGGTCCGCGACCCGCGGTTTGTCGGCAAGCGTTCGCTGGTGCTAGTCTTTGAAGGTTCCGATGCGGCCGGCAAGGGCGGCACCATCCGTCGCATCGGCGCGGCGATGGATGCCCGCCAGTATCAGATCGTGCCGATTGCCGCACCGACCGAAGAAGAACGGGCGCAGCCTTATCTCTGGCGTTTCTGGCGGCACTTGCCACGCACCGGGCGGGCGGCGATTTTTGACCGCTCGTGGTACGGTCGCGTCCTTGTCGAGCGGGTCGAGGGCTTTTGTACCGAGGCCGACTGGCTGCGCGCCTACGCCGAAATCAATGATTTCGAGCATCAGCTGGTCGATGCCGGTGCGGTGGTCGTCAAGTTCTGGTTGCAGATCAGCGCCGACGAGCAGTTGCGTCGCTTCAAGGAACGTCAGGACACCGAGTTCAAGCGTTTCAAGATCACCGACGAGGACTGGCGCAACCGTGAGAAGTGGGACGATTACGTGTCGGCCGTCTGCGACATGGTCGACCGTACCTCGACCGGGCTTGCCCCGTGGACCCTGGTCGAAGCCAACGACAAAAACTTCGCCCGGGTTAAAGTATTGAAAACGCTGTGCGAGCGGCTGGAATCGGCGCTCAAGGACGACAACGGAAAATATTCGGAAAAATGA
- a CDS encoding 16S rRNA (uracil(1498)-N(3))-methyltransferase translates to MNLPRFYCREALSPGAHVDLPEPVARHAVRVLRLPPGALMVLFDGRGGEYPARIQRIERDRVVAELAEWHDVERESSLAVTLVQALQSGDKMDFTIQKAVELGVRHIVPVDSRRSVLRLAGERAGKRVAHWQGVVASACEQCGRNQVPLVAPLEKLENWLARPAEGGLRLMLAPDAEQTLATIAPAKNVQLLIGAEGGLDPQEVIAAQQAGFQAVRLGPRVLRTETAGLAALAALQALWGDFREG, encoded by the coding sequence ATGAATTTACCTCGTTTTTACTGCCGGGAAGCCCTCTCGCCGGGGGCTCATGTCGATCTTCCAGAACCTGTGGCCCGCCACGCGGTTCGTGTCTTGCGCCTGCCGCCGGGCGCGCTGATGGTGCTGTTTGATGGGCGGGGCGGCGAATATCCGGCCCGCATCCAGCGCATCGAGCGCGACCGTGTAGTGGCCGAACTGGCCGAATGGCATGATGTGGAACGGGAGTCGTCCCTTGCTGTGACACTGGTTCAGGCCCTGCAGTCGGGGGACAAGATGGATTTCACGATCCAAAAGGCGGTTGAGCTGGGCGTTCGTCATATTGTTCCGGTCGACAGTCGGCGCAGTGTCTTGCGCCTGGCCGGCGAAAGGGCTGGCAAGCGGGTGGCGCACTGGCAGGGGGTAGTGGCGTCGGCTTGCGAACAGTGTGGCCGTAATCAGGTGCCCCTTGTGGCGCCGCTGGAAAAGCTGGAAAACTGGCTGGCCCGGCCGGCCGAAGGCGGCTTGCGCCTGATGTTGGCACCGGATGCCGAACAGACGCTGGCGACCATAGCGCCGGCAAAAAATGTGCAATTGCTGATTGGGGCCGAAGGGGGCCTTGATCCGCAGGAAGTGATCGCCGCACAGCAAGCGGGTTTTCAGGCGGTGCGCCTGGGGCCGCGGGTATTGCGGACGGAAACGGCGGGCCTGGCTGCGCTGGCAGCATTGCAGGCTCTTTGGGGGGATTTCAGGGAGGGGTAG
- a CDS encoding thioredoxin family protein, whose translation MVALNPPVCDFGLPAIAFDLPGTDGKRHTLASCRGTNGLLVMFICNHCPYVKAIIDRLIHDCRDLQKQGIGCVAIMSNDVAAYPEDSPAAMARWAAELSFPFPYLYDATQAVARAYGAVCTPDFFGYNSQLELQYRGRLDASGRQPAAPEARRELHDAMLEIARSGRGPAEQTASIGCSIKWQI comes from the coding sequence ATGGTTGCCCTCAACCCGCCCGTCTGTGATTTTGGCCTACCCGCCATCGCTTTCGATCTGCCCGGCACTGATGGCAAACGCCATACCCTGGCCAGTTGCCGGGGCACCAACGGATTGCTGGTGATGTTCATCTGCAACCACTGCCCCTACGTCAAGGCCATCATCGACCGCCTCATTCATGACTGTCGCGACCTGCAGAAACAGGGTATCGGCTGCGTCGCCATCATGAGCAACGATGTCGCCGCCTACCCTGAAGACTCCCCCGCTGCGATGGCACGCTGGGCGGCCGAACTGTCCTTTCCCTTCCCCTACCTCTACGATGCAACCCAGGCCGTCGCCCGCGCCTATGGCGCCGTGTGCACACCCGATTTTTTCGGCTACAACAGTCAGCTAGAACTTCAATATCGGGGCCGTCTCGACGCCTCGGGGCGCCAGCCCGCCGCCCCCGAGGCGCGCCGCGAACTACACGACGCCATGCTGGAAATCGCCCGCTCCGGGAGGGGACCGGCGGAGCAGACAGCCTCCATCGGCTGCTCGATCAAATGGCAGATATAA
- a CDS encoding bifunctional diguanylate cyclase/phosphodiesterase, producing MPQGISVFDDRLCLRVWNQGFIDALELPAGVAHDGAHYSDLIRIQVERGDYGPDEVEGQVASLTAQAAKFEAGQVERCLANGRSYVVDSEPLTIDQKLAGIITTYTDISEQRASAEREQLAQKVYTHTPAGIIFTDEAHRILSINPATTQMTGYDAFELVGQTVFGLIDLSEEQSQEAFEKDIAEHASWQGELELTRKGGDSFPAGTRVNRVDDPQSGLPAHYVWILADITERKRSEERMRHIAQHDALTGLPNRMALLIRLGQLLPEARRHGWKIAMMFLDLDRFKIINDTLGHQVGDELLREVACRLSSVVRETDFVARLGGDEFVIILPGINSAADAAIAANKAIVALSSTIEAIGHELHTSPSIGISLFPDDGADADTVLKNADTAMYHAKSAGRNNFQFFSAEMNRITSERLSIEHKLRHAIARNELALCFQPQFRANDNRPTGVEALIRWHHPTEGMISPDRFIPVAEETGIIVEIGDWVLASACRELKRWLDAGLEPIRMAVNVSARQLRRRDFCETVANALIVSGLPADLLELEITESSVMENPQEAVLILERLGRMGVTLAIDDFGTGYSSLAYLKLFPIDHLKIDRSFVADIETDLNDRAIAFGTIALAHSLGLRVIAEGVETEDQLDLLRGNGCDEVQGYLFSKPLSSAAVFAFLHARAQAE from the coding sequence ATGCCGCAGGGCATCAGCGTATTCGATGACAGGCTGTGCCTGCGGGTCTGGAATCAGGGCTTTATTGACGCGCTCGAGCTGCCCGCCGGGGTGGCCCACGATGGCGCGCACTATTCCGACCTGATCCGCATCCAGGTTGAACGCGGCGATTACGGCCCCGACGAAGTTGAGGGGCAAGTGGCCAGCCTTACCGCACAGGCCGCAAAATTCGAGGCTGGACAGGTCGAACGTTGCCTCGCCAACGGACGCTCTTATGTAGTCGACAGCGAACCGCTGACGATCGATCAAAAACTGGCTGGCATCATCACCACCTACACCGACATTTCGGAGCAGCGCGCCAGTGCCGAACGCGAACAGCTGGCCCAGAAGGTCTATACCCACACACCGGCCGGCATCATCTTCACCGACGAAGCCCACCGCATCCTCTCGATCAACCCGGCAACCACCCAGATGACGGGCTACGACGCGTTCGAACTGGTCGGGCAAACCGTCTTCGGACTGATCGACCTGAGCGAGGAACAGTCGCAAGAGGCCTTCGAGAAGGATATTGCCGAGCACGCCTCCTGGCAGGGAGAACTCGAACTGACCCGCAAAGGCGGCGACAGCTTCCCCGCTGGCACCCGGGTCAACCGCGTGGACGACCCGCAAAGCGGCCTACCGGCCCACTATGTCTGGATTCTTGCCGACATTACCGAACGCAAGCGTTCGGAAGAGCGCATGCGGCATATTGCCCAGCACGACGCCCTGACCGGCCTGCCCAACCGCATGGCCCTGCTCATCCGCCTCGGCCAGTTATTGCCCGAGGCGCGCCGTCATGGCTGGAAGATCGCCATGATGTTTCTTGATCTTGACCGCTTCAAGATCATCAACGACACCCTGGGTCACCAGGTGGGCGACGAACTGTTGCGCGAAGTAGCCTGCCGCCTGTCCAGCGTGGTCCGCGAAACCGACTTTGTCGCCCGGCTGGGCGGCGACGAGTTTGTCATCATCCTGCCCGGCATCAACTCGGCAGCCGACGCCGCCATCGCAGCCAACAAGGCCATCGTGGCGCTATCGTCGACCATCGAGGCGATTGGACACGAACTGCATACCAGTCCGTCGATCGGCATCAGCCTTTTTCCCGACGACGGCGCCGATGCCGACACCGTCCTGAAAAATGCCGACACAGCCATGTATCACGCCAAGTCGGCTGGCCGAAACAACTTCCAGTTTTTCTCGGCCGAGATGAATCGCATCACCTCGGAACGGCTGAGTATCGAACACAAGCTGCGCCATGCCATTGCCCGCAACGAACTGGCGCTCTGCTTCCAGCCGCAGTTCCGGGCCAACGACAACCGACCGACCGGCGTCGAAGCCCTTATCCGCTGGCATCACCCGACCGAAGGCATGATTTCGCCAGACCGCTTCATCCCGGTCGCCGAGGAAACCGGCATCATCGTCGAGATCGGCGACTGGGTTCTGGCCTCCGCCTGCCGCGAACTGAAACGCTGGCTCGACGCAGGACTCGAGCCAATCCGCATGGCCGTTAACGTCTCGGCCCGGCAGTTGCGCCGCCGCGACTTCTGCGAAACGGTGGCCAATGCCCTGATCGTATCCGGACTGCCAGCCGACCTGCTCGAACTGGAAATCACCGAAAGCTCGGTGATGGAAAACCCGCAGGAAGCCGTGCTCATTCTCGAACGCCTCGGTCGCATGGGCGTTACCCTGGCCATCGACGATTTCGGCACGGGCTATTCATCGCTGGCCTATCTGAAACTTTTCCCGATCGATCACCTGAAAATCGACCGCTCCTTCGTCGCCGACATCGAAACCGACCTCAACGACCGCGCCATTGCTTTCGGCACCATCGCGCTGGCCCATTCCCTTGGTCTCAGGGTCATTGCCGAAGGTGTCGAAACCGAGGACCAGCTTGATCTCTTGCGCGGCAATGGCTGCGACGAGGTTCAGGGCTACCTGTTCAGCAAGCCGCTCAGTAGTGCTGCAGTCTTTGCCTTCCTCCACGCCAGGGCGCAGGCAGAGTAA